TGCACGACCTAAAAATTATGTTTTAACTGGATTCTAGTACAGTTTTGTCATTGAAGCAATTTTCGGGACACTTCAAAATCTGAGTTCAAAGTTTTAATAACCTAACGATTCTTGAAATTCGTTAGAAAAAGTGTGTTCCAAACCCTCGTATCCAAACCCACCTTGTGAAGCTTCTCATCATACATCATACATGTGATTGAAAAAATGTATACACCTGCACTCCAAAATCACGATTTCTTTTTTACATTTTGCAAATAAACGTCATTTTAAGTAGTAGGGGAAAAAATTTCCTCGTTCACTCcaaaaacaaaataattttaCTTATCAAACCATGAAAAAGTGACGTTGCATTGTTAGACTATTCATAGTGGTTTGGCGCTCCTTTTCAAATGGAGGGTTTTCATTGGTTGTAAGAAAATTCCACACACGTATCCATTCATCTCTCCTCACACCGCCCTTGGCGCCCAGGAACCGTGTCTAGCGCTTAAAGATAGCTAATGTGTAAGTGTGGTTAACCTACTACACTCGGCCTTAGCCAGGGGCTAAATGGTTAATCTTGATACTTATAAGAAACTTTCGTTACTCTAGAAAACAACAGGGTTATAAACGGAACACCATCAAATCATAAAGGTCCTTTTAATGACACTCAGTACTAGTCGGTGTCGCCAAAATTGGGGAAATTTTGGgtctaaaaccctagttctactcACGCTGTTACGAAGGTATTTTGCTTTGTAATTCTAACCTAATTTCATGCTCATTGTGTTATTTGTTTAAATTATAAGTTTGATTTAGCAGTGTTCATGAATTCGATCGATTTTGAGAGTTTAATTAGGGTTATATGGTTCTTCTATGCTATAGATCATTATAGATACGTTTAACGATGTAGATTAACCTAGAATTCTCGTGTTGTGCATTAAACTTTGTGTCTGTTTTTGGTTTTGTTGAAAAATTAAGAGTAGAGTTAGAATTAGGGTTTACATTATGCATATTTGCCACCAGTTATGCATGTTTTGAATACTGTTAAATTTTGTTTTGTAGGATTTTCTGTTAAAATGTGTGAACTATAgttatttttataagaaaattGTAAAACTATTGCTAGTGATTTACATAGTGATATCTGATGTCAATACAACTTCTTTTGTGGCTTGAAAGATGTTATTTGAATTTTGAAGCTCTGTTTAGGGCTGTGTGTGAGTTGATTTGGGGTATGTTTATCTCTAATTGGTTAAATTGGTAGTTTAAAAAAGGTTAGTTGAAAAGAAGATTGGTTGAATGGGTTGACTCTAATGTATGATTGATGCATGAAACCTCCTAATTCATATATTCAGAAGGTTAGATCATTACtaaaattatataattttttgTGATCATATATGACAGTAGTTGACCATAAAATTTTGTACAAAATGTGTTTTCGTGTCAACCCAAAGCAACCTGGCCTGTTTTGACCTATGCTAAAAGTGACCTGTTTTGGCCCGCTACACAATCCGAACTGTTCATTTTGCCACAATCGCCTCTAGTAAACTTAGGGCTGATAATTTCTGACACCGACCTGTGAACATGACACGGAGTTAAACAGGTTTGAGTTTTAGTTATGCAGGTTTCGTGTCATAAACAGGTCAACGTGTTTATGACAGGAATACATTTGTTTCTAAACAGGTAGGTGTTCGTGTTTGGGCAATTGACACTTTAGTTAATCTTGTTGAGTTGTTGTGTTCATGTTTGGCACCCATGTTAATTTTGTCGTGTCTAATCCGTTTAACATGTTTAGACCTGTTTTGCCAGCCCTAGTAACTGTTGCTTAAATAGCCATCCAATTGACTTGCCGTTAACATTTTTTACCTAGCTGAGTTATAACTACTTTATGACCCCGTTTGTTGCTTTACAAAGTTTTCACCTATATTCACTCAATTGTGGTCTAATAGTTTTCTTTTTAAAAATGTAAATCCGATAGAATTAATTTATTCGAGATATCTGTAAGCAATCTATACCAgtctttgaaaattgggatttccAAACTTTTTGAGTGATAAAAAGTTTGAATTGTAGAACTAAAGTAAGATCTATCAACTCAAGCTATGGTTGATTGGTGGATATCTTTGGTGGGGGCCGCAGTTCCCGCACTGGTGGCGGGCCAAGCAATACGAATGAAGAACCGAAGAGCAGAAGAAGAACGATTAAAGAGCGCTAGAGGTCGTGAAAAAAGTTCTGATGATATTTTTGTGTGTGAAAGGGTGTGCACTTCAAAACGGATGCTAAAGAAAGTCGGGTCATTTTCTAAAGACCCCGAGCCAAACACATGTGTCACGGTTTGCGGTGTCTCTGAGCTTGATGCTTGTGCTGATGCGTGTGCCCGAACCGTTTGTGTGAACCAGCATCAAGTTCCAAACTGGAATGATATCTGTTTGAAGAGGTGCCAAAGTGAGTGCTTAAAGCTCTCAAACTCTTCAATTTTGCCTTGATGATATTTACTGTATTTTCGTCGTTTTGAAAATATTTCGATTTCTGTTGTGAATTCATGATATTGAAGTTTGATCAACGGGTTATGTTTTAATATGACATCTTTTTGGTCTGAGTCGAGCACGGGTCAGGTTGGGTTGGGTTGACATGAAACACAAGTTGATTCGGTATATgttttagtgacatttatttgACCTTTTTATCGCAAGCCAAATCGGTAAATCCCATATAAATGCAAAAACCCATTTTTTGCGCAAAATTGTTTGTTCTTGTAATCCTTTTTTTATAGCAAGAACAACTGTTTGTTTCACATTCCATTCTCCAATTTCTCTTAATATTTTACTCACAAGTTTCCGGTTACCCTCTATATATAGAGTTACTAATACTCACATTTTAGAGATGGAGAGTAAAATGAAGAGTGAGATGTGAAAACGATTATTAAAGTTTTCAACTTAAAATTTATTCTTTAGCTCTATATCAAGCCCTTTATTTATCAATAAACATAGATTTGCGTTTTGGGTGAATAGTGACTTGATATTTTTATAAACTTCATTCACTTTCACTTCTTCTATTTTAAATAATAGactagttttatttttcttttataatttcGTACCTTAGCTTCTTTTTAGGGATGTTGAATTTAAATAACCTCAACTTTCACCAATTGGCCGATAACACTACCAACTTTCGATTCGTACGCCaacactcccaactttcaacttattggccaaTAACACTCTCTAACTAACTGAatcctaacccagttagtttttgctgatgtggcatctgACATCTACTAACTATGTTAGGGTTATGTTAGTTAGGAGTGTTATCGttcaataagttgaaagttgggagtgctgGCGTACGAATCGAAAGTTGAGAGTGTTATCGGCCAATTGATGAAAGCTGaagttatttaaatccaatatcccttctttttattaaaactaaataCACAGCCAcgtttgttgttgttattgttgttattattattgacaTTTCGATACATGTTTAATTGAAAACAAAGTTGTATTCGAAATGACGGTTCGTTGACGAACCGAGCCAGTACCGACCTAACGTAGGTTGGTACTAGTGTCGGAGTTATcgatattcgtttttatggttttcgattgatgtaaaacatgACTTTATTTTTTGGGTTATATCATACGTAACTAAATTATTGTAAATAATTTTTTGTTTAGGGCGTTTCAACCAGTCATATCTAATAAACTTTGTTGGGTAAATATCTCTATAAATAATTATTAGTCTTCGGAATATATCTCATAAACTTCGTTGGGTAAATATCTCTACAACAATTATTAGTCTTTGGAATATATCTAATAAACTTTGTTGGGTAAATGTCTCCAAAAATATATGGTTTATTTAGATGATATTTTTACCATCACTCAAACTAAAAGTAATTTCCATAATATAAATTAGCAACACATTCTTGGATTGTGTTGTTGTACCTCAAGCATATggggttttttttaaaaaattgtgatttttcgcttttaacccaaaagttttcatcttttatatTTTAACACTTTTAATTTGTTTACTTTTACCCTaaaatttttcatcttttgtaatttaaccaaaaacttttttatttataattttggTCTCCCATACTTTTTATGTTTcacaagtttttcgttttacgttttgttctaaattttgcgagttaatacgTCGCAACGGGCGTGTGTAGTTCAACGTTTTTCGTCTATTTTTTCAGATTTGACAAGTATGTCGCAACGTGTCTATTTTCCCCCTTTGACaagttcgccgcaacgggcgGATCCTACgttgacttagttattcttttttacgttattttgcgagttaacacggcgcaacgtgcgtgtgtggttcaacgtttttccGTCTATTTTTTATGTTATATGTTTCAGTATTATTTCTTCGTATTAACGCGCCGCAACTTCAGTATTGATAGTCGCTACCAACGGTGTGGCATTGATGTTA
The sequence above is drawn from the Helianthus annuus cultivar XRQ/B chromosome 12, HanXRQr2.0-SUNRISE, whole genome shotgun sequence genome and encodes:
- the LOC110895092 gene encoding uncharacterized protein At5g64816, producing the protein MVDWWISLVGAAVPALVAGQAIRMKNRRAEEERLKSARGREKSSDDIFVCERVCTSKRMLKKVGSFSKDPEPNTCVTVCGVSELDACADACARTVCVNQHQVPNWNDICLKRCQSECLKLSNSSILP